One Gaiella occulta genomic region harbors:
- a CDS encoding thymidine phosphorylase, with protein MTIRPAELIERKRDGGELSAGEVSELILAYARDEVPDYQMAAWCMAAYFKGLSAAETFALTDAMIRSGETLDLGAALGRKVVDKHSTGGVGDKTSIAVGPIVAACGVPLGKMSGRGLGHTGGTLDKLESIPGFRVELTTEEMIAQLREVGMAIVGQSADLVPADKKLYALRDVTATVDVMPLIASSIMSKKLAAGADAIVLDVKVGDGAFMKTLDDARALAAQMLDLGHRAGKQVVCLLTDMDQPLGRAVGNALEIREAVDTLRGVGPGDFGELVLDACARLLAFSDLGIDLAEGRRRAEQALSDGSALAVYERWIRAQGGDPDLSALPEAPVRMPVRAPRDGVVAGVRALAVGIAALELGAGRRTKADPIDHAVGVVCFAKRGDTVLAGDDLAEVHARDESAAGKAVSAVLAAYELVDEAPPARGIVLDVVE; from the coding sequence GTGACGATCCGCCCCGCGGAGCTGATCGAGCGCAAGCGCGACGGCGGCGAGCTCTCGGCCGGCGAGGTGTCCGAGCTGATCCTCGCCTACGCGCGCGACGAGGTGCCCGACTACCAGATGGCCGCATGGTGCATGGCGGCGTACTTCAAGGGCCTCTCGGCCGCGGAGACGTTCGCGCTCACGGACGCGATGATCCGCTCGGGCGAGACGCTCGACCTCGGTGCGGCGCTCGGGCGCAAGGTCGTCGACAAGCACTCGACGGGCGGGGTGGGGGACAAGACGTCGATCGCGGTCGGGCCGATCGTCGCCGCATGCGGCGTGCCGCTCGGGAAGATGAGCGGCCGGGGCCTCGGCCACACCGGCGGCACGCTCGACAAGCTCGAGTCGATCCCCGGCTTCCGCGTCGAGCTGACGACGGAGGAGATGATCGCGCAGCTGCGCGAGGTGGGGATGGCGATCGTCGGCCAGAGCGCCGATCTCGTGCCGGCCGACAAGAAGCTCTACGCGCTCCGTGACGTCACGGCGACGGTCGACGTCATGCCCCTCATCGCCTCCTCGATCATGTCCAAGAAGCTCGCCGCGGGGGCAGACGCGATCGTCCTCGACGTCAAGGTCGGCGACGGCGCGTTCATGAAGACGCTCGACGACGCCCGCGCGCTCGCCGCGCAGATGCTCGACCTCGGGCACCGCGCCGGCAAGCAGGTCGTGTGCCTGCTGACCGACATGGACCAGCCGCTCGGGCGTGCCGTCGGCAACGCGCTCGAGATCCGCGAAGCCGTCGACACGCTTCGCGGCGTCGGCCCCGGCGACTTCGGCGAGCTCGTGCTCGACGCCTGCGCCAGGCTGCTCGCGTTCTCCGACCTCGGGATCGACCTCGCCGAGGGGCGGCGTCGCGCCGAGCAGGCGCTCTCGGACGGGTCCGCCCTCGCCGTCTACGAGCGCTGGATCCGCGCCCAGGGAGGCGACCCCGACCTCTCCGCCCTGCCCGAGGCGCCCGTGCGCATGCCGGTGCGCGCGCCGCGGGACGGGGTCGTCGCGGGCGTGCGGGCGCTGGCAGTGGGCATCGCGGCACTCGAGCTCGGCGCAGGCCGCCGTACGAAGGCCGACCCGATCGACCATGCGGTCGGCGTCGTCTGCTTCGCCAAGCGCGGCGACACGGTGCTCGCCGGGGACGACCTCGCCGAGGTGCACGCTCGGGACGAGAGCGCCGCCGGAAAGGCCGTGAGCGCCGTCCTGGCGGCGTACGAGCTCGTGGACGAGGCACCGCCCGCGCGCGGCATCGTGCTCGACGTCGTCGAGTAG
- the mutM gene encoding bifunctional DNA-formamidopyrimidine glycosylase/DNA-(apurinic or apyrimidinic site) lyase, which yields MPELPEVETVRRGIAPVLEGARIERADILDARLVRPFDPGIVAGELAGERVRAVDRRGKYLLVRFESGRVLLMHLRMTGSLRHAARGALAADRATRAVLRMDNGSDVAFRDVRRFGTWELLEPQEVRPTLAERLGPEPLGAFSAARLGRRLEGRRAPLKSALLDQRTVAGLGNIYVDEALWHSRLHPLRSAGGLDGDELRRLHRALRRVLRLGIARQGSTLRDYTAPDGSYGSMQDEFRAYGRAGQPCDRCRAVLERIVVGGRGTTFCPRCQALTRASGPS from the coding sequence ATGCCCGAGCTGCCCGAGGTCGAGACCGTCCGCCGTGGGATCGCGCCCGTGCTCGAGGGGGCGAGGATCGAGCGCGCCGACATCCTCGACGCTCGGCTCGTGCGGCCGTTCGATCCGGGGATCGTCGCGGGGGAGCTCGCCGGCGAGCGCGTGCGCGCCGTCGACCGTCGCGGCAAGTACCTGCTCGTCCGCTTCGAGAGCGGTCGGGTTCTCCTCATGCACCTCCGCATGACGGGATCGCTGAGGCACGCGGCGCGCGGAGCCCTGGCCGCGGACCGGGCGACGCGTGCGGTCCTCAGGATGGACAACGGATCGGACGTCGCCTTCCGCGACGTACGGCGCTTCGGGACATGGGAGCTGCTCGAGCCGCAGGAGGTGAGGCCCACGCTCGCGGAGCGGCTCGGGCCCGAGCCGCTCGGCGCCTTCTCGGCGGCGCGCCTCGGTCGCAGGCTGGAGGGGCGCCGCGCGCCGCTGAAGTCGGCGCTGCTCGACCAGCGAACCGTCGCCGGCCTCGGGAACATCTATGTCGACGAGGCGCTCTGGCACAGTCGCCTGCACCCGCTGCGCAGCGCCGGCGGTCTCGACGGGGACGAGCTCCGCCGCCTGCACCGCGCGCTGCGCAGGGTGCTGCGCCTCGGCATCGCGCGCCAGGGCTCGACGCTGCGCGACTACACGGCGCCTGACGGGTCCTACGGGTCGATGCAGGACGAGTTCCGCGCCTACGGGCGCGCGGGGCAGCCGTGCGACCGCTGCCGCGCC